The genomic segment TGCCGGCAAGGATGCACGTGCGTCGGCATCCGGCTCGACCCCGGCCGGTCGATCCCCGCCGACCCGTGCTCCCGCCGGCCGGCTGTGACGCCAGGTGACCGGGGCCGCAGGGGTGGGGTTTCGAAATGCTGCCGAGCTATTTGTGAGCGGCTGGGGGCACCCCCGGCCGAAGGTTGGGGGATCGTAAATAGTCGATTTCGAAGCCCCGCCCCGGAGGGCGCCGGCACCGAAACCACGAACCGACCCGCTACGAGTGACCCAGCTCCTCCGCCGGCGTCGACTCCTCCACCGACCCCTGCCGATCCGGATGCAGCACCAGCGGATCCACCTCGTTGATCTCATCAAGAGTCATCGGCGCCGGCACCGGCGGCTTCGGCATCACCGCCGCCTCCGAGTGGCCCCCGCACCCGTACCCCAGCGACACGACACGCCCGTCCGCCGGCGAGAACTCGTTCGCGCAGATGCCGAACGCCTGCCGCAGCGAGCCCGCGATCGGGACGAAGAAGCCGCAGCTGAGGCAGTTGGCCGGGGCCGCCTGGGCCATCGGCGTCTTGGGGCCGAACTCTTCCTCCCAGCGGTCGGCTGCGCCGTGCAGGCCGTACCGCGAGAGGACACGCCGCCGGCCCATCCCGATTTCCCCGGCGATCGCGCCGATGCTGCCGATCGCGGGAAGCGCGGCCGCAGGGCCGGACAGCTCGGCGTCCTCGGCCTCGACGACGTCGGCGAGCTCCTCCGAGACGACGGAGTTCGGCAGCGGCGCGTCCTCACCGCTCCAGCCGGGTTCGAGCCGGAGATCGTCGGACTCGGTGGGCAGCAGGTCGCCGGGCCCCATGTCACCCGGACGGAGCCGCTCGCTCCACGGCACCCACTCGGGGGCCAGGATCGAGTCGTCGCCGGGCAGCAGCACGGTCTCGTCGATCGTGATGTTCTTGGCGCGCGAGGCCCGGGTGAGCGTGGTGGCCCAGCGCCACCCGCGGTACGCGGGTTCCTTACAGGCGAAATAGTGAGTGACGACGCGGTCGCCCTCGGCGACGACGCCAAGATGCTCGCCGACCGATTGCGGCCCGGCGGCCTCCTCGGTCACAGCCAGCGCGACATCGACCGCCTCGGCGCACAGGCGGTCTGGGGTACGGCTTCGCATCGCAGCACTCACAAGAATCGATTCTCTCCGTTACGCCGTCTCACGTGTGCGCCGCCGGAGGCGGGCGGGGGCCAAAACGGAGCGGACCTGCGGACCGCGTCGACGCTTCTTTCCCTACCCGAACGACCTCGGGCGCACCTGTTGGCACCCATTCTGCGCGATCGCACGCTACCCGTGCGCACCGCGTGCGCAAAGGAGGGGGTGACAGGCAGCTCATTTGGGGCAGGATGGCCTTCGTGGCAAGCGCAGTGAAGTCCGGCCCGGGGCCCCTTCGCAGGGCGGGACGCGCCCTGGTGAACGCGGCGCAACGGTCCGGTGGGGCCGTGCGCCGCCGCATTCGGCGGTCCACGCACGCCCACGGGGCGGGCGAGTCCGGACTCGCGAAACTGATCGAACTGCACGCGGTGAATTCTGCGGGCGACATGTTGATCACGATCGCTCTCGCCAGCACTGTGTTCTTTTCGGTACCGACCGGCGAGGCGCGCGGCCGGGTGGCGCTCTATCTTCTGGTCACGATGGCGCCATTCGCGTTGCTCGCGCCGGTGATCGGCCCGCTGCTGGACCGGATGACGCACGGCCGCCGGGCCGCCATGGCGATGGCGATGCTGGCGCGGGCGGTGCTCGCCTGGACGATGGCGTCGGTGGTGACGACGGCGGGCCTCGGCCTGTATCCGGCGGCGCTGGGCGTGCTCGTGGCGTCGAAGGCGTACGGCGTGGTGCGCAGCGCCGTCGTGCCGAGACTTCTGCCAGGACAGACCACGCTGGTGAAGGCGAATTCGCGGGTCACGCTGGCCGGGCTGCTGGCCACGGCGATCGCGGCGCCGATCGGTGCCGGGCTGCACATGATCGGGCCGCAGTGGCCGCTGTACGGGGCGTTCGTGGTGTTCGCGGGCGGGGCGCTGCTGTCGATGTCGCTGCCGCACAAGGTGGACTCGGCGAAGGGCGAGGCGAAGGCGCGGTTCGCCGAGCTGCGGGCCGCCGACGCGGGCGGTGCGGGCGACGGCATCGACACGCCCGGCGCCGGGCTGCCGGGCGACGGGCTGCGCGGGCCGGGACGCAAGCCCGGGCTGCTGGGCGTCGGATCGTCCGTGCTGCACGCGCTGCAGGCCAATTCCGGGCTGCGCGCGCTGTCCGGTTTCCTGACGATGTTCCTGGCGTTCCTGCTGCGCGAGCACCCGTTCAGCGGTCTGACCCCGGCGTTCTCGCTCGGCATGGTGGCGGTCGCGGCGGGTGCGGGCAACGCGCTGGGGACCGCGCTCGGGGCGTGGCTGAAGTCCCGCGGCCCGGAGGTCATCATCGCGATGGCGCTGATCGGCGCGCTCGCGGCGACGACGGTCGCGGCGCTGATGTACGGCACGGTGACGGTCGCGGCGGTCGCCGCGGTGGCCGGTATCGCCCAGGCGCTGAGCAAGCTGTCGCTGGACGCGCTCATCCAGCGCGACGTCCCGGAAGAGGTCAGGACGTCGGCGTTCGCCCGTTCGGAGACCGCCCTGCAGCTGTCATGGGTGGTCGGCGGCGGGCTCGGGATACTGCTGCCGCTGATCGGCCCGCTGGGGATGGCGGTGGCGGCCGGCCTGGTGCTGGTGGGCTTCGTCCTGTCGGTCCGCGGCCTGATGGGCGCGGCCCGGCGCGGAACGGCCCGCCCGCGCGTGGCGTGACGCACCGCCCGCCGGACGTCCCCGCCCCGTGACCTCCCGCCCCGTGACCTCCCGCGGCGTGACGCCACGCCGTACCCCCGCGCGGCGGGAAGCCGACCGCCCGGTAGCCTCACCTCCATGAGCATTCGCCGCGCTGCCGCCGCCCTCGGTGCCGTGTCCCTCGGGCTGGTCCTCCTCACCGCTTGTGAGAAGCCGACCCCGCTGGCAACCGTGACCGTGGGCACCAAGACCGTGACCACCGAGGCCACTGCCAAGTGCTACGCCAAGGGCAAGAAACTGCCGAGCGCGATCTTCATCGCGTGCCTGAGCGCCGCCCCCAAGCACACGATCAAGGTCAAGCCGGGTGAGAAGATCCGGGTCGGCGTCGACCCGTCGATCGGTGAGAAGGGCTGGCTGATCGCCTCGGGCGTGAACCAGAAGACGGACGTCCTGAAGGACGAGACGTACTGGACGCTCACCGAGTCCGCCGGGATCTTCACGGTCAGCGACCCGCAGACCGGCAGCTCGATGCCGCTGAAGAACGCCACGCTGAACATCGTCGGCAGCTCCGACGCCACCGCCGACAACGTCTTCGGCGTCTGGCAGTTCAAGCTGGAGAAGGCCGCATAGCGGGTCCGCGGAGATGCGTCTGCTGGTGGTGACCGCGGTGGCGGCGGAACGGGATGCCGTGACCGCGGGACTGCGCGCGGCCGCGCACCCCGCGGTGCACTGCGACGTGATCGCCGCCGGGGTCGGCCCGGCCGCCGCGGCGGCCGGCACGGCCACGGCGCTGGCCCGGGCGGAGTCCCCGTACGACCTGGTGGTCTCCGCCGGGATCGGCGGCGGCTTCCAGCCCGCCGCCCCCTGGGGGCGGTGGCCGTCGCGGAGACCATCGTGGCGGCGGACCTGGGCGCGCAGACGCCCGACGGTTTCCTGCCCGTCGCGGAACTGGGCTTCGGAGTGAGCGAGCACCGCCCGCCCGCCGCGCTGAGCGCGGCCGTGGCACGGGCGCTGGGCGCGGTCCACGGACCGGTCCTGACCGTGTCCACGGTGACCGGAAGCGCCGAGCGGGCCGCCGAGTTGGCGGGCCGCCATCCCGGTGCCGTCGTCGAGGCCATGGAGGGGTTCGGCGTCGCGGAGGCCGCGGCGGCGCACCGGGTACCCGTGCTGGAGATCCGTACGGTGTCGAACCCGGTGGGCCCGCGGGACCGTGCCGCCTGGCGGATCGGGGCGGCGCTCGCCGCGCTGACCGGGGCTTTCGGGAAACTCCCGGCGACGCTCGACGGTGAGGACCTGGGGACCTGACATGAAGATCGCGTATTCGCCCTGCCCGAACGACACCTTCGTGTTCCACGCGTGGGCGCACGGACTGGTGCCGGGCGCGCCCGCCCTGGACGTGACGTTCGCGGACATCGACATCACCAACACCCTGGCCGAACAGGGCGCGGAGTGCGCGTACGACGTGCTGAAGGTGTCGTACGCCGTGCTGCCGTGGGTGCTGGACGAGTTCGCGCTGCTGCCGTGCGGCGGCGCCCTGGGCCGCGGCTGCGGCCCGCTGGTGCTGACCCGCGAGCCCATGAGCCTGGCCGGGAAGACCGTCGCGGTGCCCAGCGAGCGCTCGACGGCGTATCTGCTGTTCCGGCTGTGGGCGGCGGCCGAAGTGCCGGAGGGGATCGGCAAGGTCGTCGTCATGCCGTTCCACGAGATCATGCCCGCGGTGCGGGACGGCCGGGTCGACGCGGGCCTGGTCATCCACGAGGCGCGCTTCACCTACCAGCAGTACGGGCTGCACAAGCTCGCCGACATGGGCGAGCACTGGGAGGACACCACCGGCCTGCCGATCCCGCTCGGCGCGATCATCGCCAAGCGGTCGCTGGGCGCCGAGAAGCTGAACGCGCTGGCGGACGCGATCCGGACGTCGGTGCGGATGGCGTGGGACGATCCGGCGCCCTCGCGCGACTACGTGCTGGCGCACTCGCAGGAGATGGATCCGGCGGTCGCCGACCAGCACATCGGGCTTTATGTGAACGAGTTCACGGCCGACCTCGGTGAGGACGGCTACGCGGCGGTCCGCGGGCTGCTCACCCGCGCGGCTGCCGAGGGACTGGTACCGCCCCTCGGCCCCGACGCACTGACGTTCTGAAGCTGCGGAACCCCCGCTGCCACCGATCCCTAGACGTCCAACTGGTCCGCCACCGCGCGCAGCACGCCCGCGATCTTGTGGCCGTGGGTCTTCTCCGGATAGCGGCCGCGCTGCAGCGAGCGCGCCACCTCCTCCAGGAGCGTGGTGAGGTCCTGGACGATGGGCAGCAGTTCGTCCGGCTTGCGGCGCTGGGCGGCCGCGACGGACGGTGCGGGTTCGAGGAGGGTGACGGAGAGCGCCTGTTCGCCGCGCTGGCCGTTGACGACTCCGAACTCCACACGCTGGCCGGGCTTGAGCGCGGCCACCCCGTCGGGCAGCACCGACGAGTGCACGAAGACGTCGCCGCCGTCATCGCGGGAGAGGAAGCCGAAGCCCTTCTCGCTGTTGAACCACTTGACCTTGCCGGTAGGCACGTCCGACCTCGTCCTCATCGCTCGTAAAGCCCCCGAAAGGGCCCTGGATAGCAGTGCGGCAGGCCCGTCCTGACCGGACCTGCTCGTGCTACCAGCCTATTGGCCCGATGGCCCGTGACAAGACGCCGTGGTCCCCCATCTCTCTGGACCCGATCTACCCTGGTCGGGTGACCAACACACCTCACTCCCGGGGGACGACCCCCGCAACGTCCGAAACCCGCGGGGCGGGCGACGTCCTGGTGCGCGTCGGCGCGATCGTCTTCTTCGTGGGCGCCGTGAGCACGCTGGCCACCATGGTTCCGCTGTTCCTCGGCTCCGACCCGCTGCCGACGTCCGCGTACTTCGTGTCGATGCTGATGGGCGCCGGTCTGGCGCTGGCGCTCGGCGGGCTGCTGCGCTCCGCTCTCGCGCAGAAGCGCCGGGTTCAGGAAGCCCGCGAGGGTCAGGCGGCCGCGGGCGCGTAGCCGGCGAACCAGGCGGGGAATTCGGTCAGGCTGTCCAGCACCACATCCGCGCCGGCGGCCCGCAGCTCCGCCGCGTCGCACGGCCCGGTGGCCACGGCGACGGAGAGCGCGCCCGCGACACGGGCGCCGCGCACATCGCCCGTGTGGTCGCCCACGTAGATCGAGGCGCCGTATTCGAGCAGCGCCTCCGCCTTGGCCTCGGCCCACAGCCAGCCCCGCACCTCGGCCTCGATGCCCAGGTGGTCCAGGTGCAGCCTGGCGTTGGGCTCGTACTTGGCCGTGACGACGACCGCGCGGCCGCCGGCCGCGCGCACGGCGTCGACGGAGGCACGGGCTCCGGGCAGCGCGGGCGTCGGCGCGATGGCGTAGTCCGGGTACAACGCGCGGAAGCGGTCGGCGGTCTCCGCGATGGCGTCGGCCGGGAACCAGTGGGCGAGCTCCTGGTCGAGCGGCGGCCCGAGCCGGGTGACGACCAGCTCCGAGTCGATGAAGACTCCGGTCTCCGCGGACAGCCGGTCGAACGCGGCCTTGATGCCGGGCCGGGAGTCGATGAGGGTCATGTCGAGATCGAAGCCGACCGTGATCGTGGGAGCACCGGGAACATGCGAAACGGAAGTCATACCGCCATTCTCACCCCGCGCCCCCCGCACGCTGAGCGAACCCCCCGCCTATCGATGTACCGCACAACGACCTGCCCGGAGAAACGGCGCGTGGCGCGAGCGGCCCGCGCGAGCCGTCGTACCCGCGCCCCCGCCGGAGGCGATCGTCTCCCGCCGACGGGAGGCGTCGCGGTACCTTCGACCGAGCGGTGGAGCAAGCGGTCGGGGCGGTGGGGCGGATGGGTGTCGAGAGCGACCAGCTCGTGTTCGACTACTTGAGCCGGGTCGGTGACCTGGCACAGACGACGCTGCCCGCTGCCCAACGGATGCGGCTCGTGGCGCAGTTGCGCCGTGACATCGACCGGGAACGGGTCAGCACCTCGGGTCCCGGCGCCGCGGACACTCCGGCGGCGGTGCGGCGGATCCTGGGGCGGCTGGGTTCGCCGGACGAGGTGGTGGAGGCCGCGGCCGGCCGGCCGCAGGGACCGTCGGAGCGGCCGGCGTCCTTCCGGAAGGTCCCCCAGCAGCGGGACGACGCGCCGGGCGAGCCCGACTGGTGGAGCGTCGGCGCACCGGCCGGGCGGCCGGGGGACGAGCTGACGGGACTGCCCGGCATGACGGGCGGGGCGCACTTCGACTTCGACCTCGACGAGGAGGACGAAGAGGAGGAGGAAGCCGAGGCGCTCGAAGAGGAAGTGCTGGAGGAGGAGACAGAGGAGGCCGCGCCACGCCGGCGGTTGCTGCGGCGCCGCCGGATCCGGGAGGTACGGGAACCGCTGGGCCGAGCCAACCCGATGCTGCTGCTCGCCGGCGCCCTGCTGGTGGCGGGCGCGGTGCTCGGCTCGTGGATCCCGCTGGGTCTGGGCTGGCTCGTCGCGTACTTCTCGCGCCGCCTGTCGCGCAACCAGGCGAAGTTCGCGGTGTTCGGCATCCCCGGCATGGCAGCGGCCGGCCTGCTCGTCTGGCTGTGGGGCCGGACCGCGGGCAAGTGGGGCGAGCCCGTGCCCCAGGGCACGATGGGCCAGGCGCTGCAGAACGGGCTTCCGGTGGTGGTGAGGGTGGCGGCCGTCGGTTCGGCGCTCTACGTTTTCTGGCGGAGCCGCCGCATCTGACCTGCGGCCGGCTCCCTCCACGACCCCGCCTGCGGCGAGCGACAGACGTCGGCCCCCGCACCCCCGTCCCGCCTGCGGCGGGCCTTTCCCCACCCTCCCCCAACCTTCGGCCGGGGGTGCCCCCACCACCGCCGTCACGAATGCACGTCACGGACAACGGGGCCGCACCAACAGGTGGGCGGTGACGTGAGGGGGACGGGGCCGCAGGGGTGGGGTTTCGAAATGCTGCCGAGCTATTTGTGGGCGGCCACGCCCGTAAATAGTCGATTTCGAAGCCCCACCCCGGAGGACCCGGCCCCCGGCACCACAACCACCCACCCGAGGGGACCGGTAATGTGGGACGGATGACCACCGAGCAGCAGCCCGGCAAGCCCGGCAGCCGACCGTGACCGGCGGCGCACCCCGCACGTTGGCAGAAGATCTGCGGGCCCGCGGCGACGAAGCGCTGGCCACGCTCCTCCGCGCCCGCCCGGACCTGCTCAGTCCGGTTCCGAACGACCTGACGCAGCTCGCGACACGCGCGGCCACCCGCGCCTCCGTCGTCCGCGCCCTGGAGCGGCTCGACCGCTTCACGCTGCAGACCGCCGAAGCCCTCGCCGTCATGCCCGCCGGCGGCGCCTACTCCGTGCTCCGCGCCCTGATGACGGGCGACGCCGCCGACAAGGCGACCGCCGCGGCCCTCCCGCACGCCGTGGAGAGCCTGCGCGCCCAGGGGCTGGTGTGGGGCGGCGAGGACCGGCTGCGGCTGGTGCGCACCGCCCGCGACCTGCTCGCGCCGTCGGCGTCCGTGCCGTCGCCCACCGGCCTGGGCCCGTCCGTCGCGGAAGCGACGTCCGGCATGTCGCCGGCCCGGCTGCAGGAGATCCTCGCCGACGCGGGGCTGCCCGCGACCCACGACCCGATGAGCGCGGTGGCGGCCCTGGCCGACCTGTTCAGCGACCGCAAGCGGATGAAGAAACTGCTGGCCACGGCGCCGGACGGCGCCACCGGCGCGCTCGGCAAGCTGGCCTGGGGCCCGCCGTACGGCGAGGTCGGCGACGCCATCGCGCCGGTGCGGGCCGCCACCGCGACCACGCCCGTGCAGTGGCTGCTGGCCCGCGGCCTGCTGCTGCCCGCCGGGCAGCACAACGTCGTGCTCCCCCGCGAAGCGGCCCTGCACCTGCGGGCGGGCCGCGCGCACCGCACCGTCGAGCCGGCGCCGCCGGCCGTCACGCCCGTCGAGCACTCTCCACAGGCTGTGGACGGCACCGCCGCCGGCCAGGCGTTCAACGCCGTCCGTACCGTCGAGGAGCTGCTCAAGGCGTGGGAGACCGGCGGCCCGCCCGTGATGCGGGCCGGCGGCGTCAGCGTCCGCGACCTGAAGCGGGTGGCGACGACGCTGGACGTGTCCGAGACGATGGCCGCGTTCTGGCTGGAACTGGCGTACGCGGCGGGCCTGCTGGCCTCGGACGGCGAGCTGGACGAGGCGTACGCGCCGACGCCGGCGTCGGACGACTGGCTCCGGCTGCCCGCGCAGGACCGCTGGACGGCGCTCGCCGCGGCCTGGCTGTCCGCCACCCGCACCGCGGGCCTGGTCGGCAGCCGTGACTCCAAGGGGCGCGCGCTGTCCGCGCTCGGCCCCGAACTGGACCGCTCCCTCGCGCCCGAGGTCCGGCGGCGCGTTCTGGAGCTGCTCGCCGCACTCCCCGAGGGAGCCTCCGCCGCCCCGGCGGAACTGCTCGACCGGCTGCGCTGGGACCGGCCGCTGCGCGGCGGATCGGGGACGGACGCGCTGCGCGCGGAGCTGCTGCGCTGGACCGTCTCCGAGGCCGAGCTCCTCGGTCTGACCGGCCGCGGCGCGCTGGCCGGACACGCCCGCGCGCTGGTCGAGCCGGCCCCGACGGTGCCGCGCCGCCGCACCTCCGCGAACGCGAACGTCAACGCAAACGTGAACGTGAACGTGAACGTGAACGTGAACGCGGCCCTGAACGCGGCCACGAACGCGGCCACCACCCCCGCCGAAGCCGCGGCGGCGGCCGCTGCCGCCGCGAGCCGCCTCGCGCCGCTCCTCCCCGAACCCCTCAACCACGTGCTGCTGCAGGCGGACCTCACCGCCGTGGCGCCCGGCCCGCTGGAGGCACCGCTCGCGGAGATGATCGGCGTGCTGGCCGACATCGAGTCCAAGGGCGGGGCGACGGTGTACCGGTTCACGCCGGAGTCCGTGCGACGGGCGCTCGACGCGGGGCGTACGGCCGCCGACCTGCACGCCTTCCTCGCCGAGCACTCACGGACGTCCGTACCGCAGCCGCTCAGCTATCTGATCGACGACGTGGCCCGCCGGCACGGCCGGCTGCGCGTCGGCGCGGCCTCCGCGTACCTGCGGTGCGACGACGACGCGCTGCTCAGCGAGCTGCTCGCGGACCGCCGGGCCTCCGGCCTCGGCCTGCGCCGCCTCGCGCCGACCGTGCTCGCCGCCCAGTCCGCGCCGGAAACGCTGCTGGAGCGGCTGCGCGCGATGGGCTTCGCGCCGGCCGCGGAATCCGCCGAAGGCGATGTCGTCATCACCCGCGCCGACGCCGTCCGCACCCCGCGGCGCGCCGCGCCCACCCCCGTCACCGACGGACCGCCGGTCCCCGACGGCACGCTGCTCGGAGCCGCGGTCAAGGCGATCAGGGCCGGCGACCGGGCCTCCACGGCCGTGCACCGCGAGAGCGTCCCGGCACCCGCGGCCCGCGGCGGGCTGCCCCGTACCGCCGCGGCGGAGACTCTCGCCACGATGCAGGCCGCCGTACTGACCGGTGACTCGCTCTGGATCGGCTATGTGAACGCGGACGGCGCGGCGAGCCAGCGCGTCATCGGCCCGGTGCGTGTCGAGGGCGGCTTCGTCACCGCCTACGACCACACCGCCGACGAGGTCCGCACGTTCGCCCTGCACCGCATCACCGGCGTCTCCGAACTGGCC from the Streptomyces sp. RKAG293 genome contains:
- a CDS encoding MFS transporter: MAFVASAVKSGPGPLRRAGRALVNAAQRSGGAVRRRIRRSTHAHGAGESGLAKLIELHAVNSAGDMLITIALASTVFFSVPTGEARGRVALYLLVTMAPFALLAPVIGPLLDRMTHGRRAAMAMAMLARAVLAWTMASVVTTAGLGLYPAALGVLVASKAYGVVRSAVVPRLLPGQTTLVKANSRVTLAGLLATAIAAPIGAGLHMIGPQWPLYGAFVVFAGGALLSMSLPHKVDSAKGEAKARFAELRAADAGGAGDGIDTPGAGLPGDGLRGPGRKPGLLGVGSSVLHALQANSGLRALSGFLTMFLAFLLREHPFSGLTPAFSLGMVAVAAGAGNALGTALGAWLKSRGPEVIIAMALIGALAATTVAALMYGTVTVAAVAAVAGIAQALSKLSLDALIQRDVPEEVRTSAFARSETALQLSWVVGGGLGILLPLIGPLGMAVAAGLVLVGFVLSVRGLMGAARRGTARPRVA
- a CDS encoding cold-shock protein → MPTGKVKWFNSEKGFGFLSRDDGGDVFVHSSVLPDGVAALKPGQRVEFGVVNGQRGEQALSVTLLEPAPSVAAAQRRKPDELLPIVQDLTTLLEEVARSLQRGRYPEKTHGHKIAGVLRAVADQLDV
- a CDS encoding HAD hydrolase-like protein, with the translated sequence MTSVSHVPGAPTITVGFDLDMTLIDSRPGIKAAFDRLSAETGVFIDSELVVTRLGPPLDQELAHWFPADAIAETADRFRALYPDYAIAPTPALPGARASVDAVRAAGGRAVVVTAKYEPNARLHLDHLGIEAEVRGWLWAEAKAEALLEYGASIYVGDHTGDVRGARVAGALSVAVATGPCDAAELRAAGADVVLDSLTEFPAWFAGYAPAAA
- a CDS encoding helicase-associated domain-containing protein is translated as MAEDLRARGDEALATLLRARPDLLSPVPNDLTQLATRAATRASVVRALERLDRFTLQTAEALAVMPAGGAYSVLRALMTGDAADKATAAALPHAVESLRAQGLVWGGEDRLRLVRTARDLLAPSASVPSPTGLGPSVAEATSGMSPARLQEILADAGLPATHDPMSAVAALADLFSDRKRMKKLLATAPDGATGALGKLAWGPPYGEVGDAIAPVRAATATTPVQWLLARGLLLPAGQHNVVLPREAALHLRAGRAHRTVEPAPPAVTPVEHSPQAVDGTAAGQAFNAVRTVEELLKAWETGGPPVMRAGGVSVRDLKRVATTLDVSETMAAFWLELAYAAGLLASDGELDEAYAPTPASDDWLRLPAQDRWTALAAAWLSATRTAGLVGSRDSKGRALSALGPELDRSLAPEVRRRVLELLAALPEGASAAPAELLDRLRWDRPLRGGSGTDALRAELLRWTVSEAELLGLTGRGALAGHARALVEPAPTVPRRRTSANANVNANVNVNVNVNVNAALNAATNAATTPAEAAAAAAAAASRLAPLLPEPLNHVLLQADLTAVAPGPLEAPLAEMIGVLADIESKGGATVYRFTPESVRRALDAGRTAADLHAFLAEHSRTSVPQPLSYLIDDVARRHGRLRVGAASAYLRCDDDALLSELLADRRASGLGLRRLAPTVLAAQSAPETLLERLRAMGFAPAAESAEGDVVITRADAVRTPRRAAPTPVTDGPPVPDGTLLGAAVKAIRAGDRASTAVHRESVPAPAARGGLPRTAAAETLATMQAAVLTGDSLWIGYVNADGAASQRVIGPVRVEGGFVTAYDHTADEVRTFALHRITGVSELADDPA
- a CDS encoding DUF3027 domain-containing protein; translation: MRSRTPDRLCAEAVDVALAVTEEAAGPQSVGEHLGVVAEGDRVVTHYFACKEPAYRGWRWATTLTRASRAKNITIDETVLLPGDDSILAPEWVPWSERLRPGDMGPGDLLPTESDDLRLEPGWSGEDAPLPNSVVSEELADVVEAEDAELSGPAAALPAIGSIGAIAGEIGMGRRRVLSRYGLHGAADRWEEEFGPKTPMAQAAPANCLSCGFFVPIAGSLRQAFGICANEFSPADGRVVSLGYGCGGHSEAAVMPKPPVPAPMTLDEINEVDPLVLHPDRQGSVEESTPAEELGHS
- a CDS encoding 1,4-dihydroxy-6-naphthoate synthase; amino-acid sequence: MKIAYSPCPNDTFVFHAWAHGLVPGAPALDVTFADIDITNTLAEQGAECAYDVLKVSYAVLPWVLDEFALLPCGGALGRGCGPLVLTREPMSLAGKTVAVPSERSTAYLLFRLWAAAEVPEGIGKVVVMPFHEIMPAVRDGRVDAGLVIHEARFTYQQYGLHKLADMGEHWEDTTGLPIPLGAIIAKRSLGAEKLNALADAIRTSVRMAWDDPAPSRDYVLAHSQEMDPAVADQHIGLYVNEFTADLGEDGYAAVRGLLTRAAAEGLVPPLGPDALTF